A single window of Miscanthus floridulus cultivar M001 unplaced genomic scaffold, ASM1932011v1 fs_471_1_2, whole genome shotgun sequence DNA harbors:
- the LOC136531887 gene encoding senescence-specific cysteine protease SAG39, with amino-acid sequence QSIAGCCWAFSAVAATEGIVKISTSKLTSLSEQELVDCDVHGEDQGCEGGLMDDAFKFIIKNGGLTTESSYPYTAADGKCKSGSNSAGTIKGFEDVPANDEAALMKAVANQPVSVAVDGGDMTFQFYSGGVMTGSCGTDLDHGIAAIGYGQTSDGTKYWLMKNSWGTTWGENGYLRMEKDISDKRGMCGLAMEPSYPTE; translated from the coding sequence CAATCAATTGCAGGCTGCTGCTGGGCGTTCTCAGCCGTCGCAGCCACAGAAGGCATCGTGAAAATCAGCACCAGCAAGCTCACCTCCCTCTCGGAACAAGAGTTGGTGGATTGCGATGTCCATGGTGAGGATCAAGGCTGTGAGGGTGGTTTGATGGACGATGCTTTCAAGTTTATCATCAAGAACGGCGGCCTAACCACGGAGTCCAGCTATCCTTACACGGCTGCAGATGGCAAGTGCAAGAGTGGATCAAATAGTGCTGGAACCATCAAGGGCTTTGAGGATGTGCCGGCAAACGATGAGGCTGCCCTGATGAAGGCTGTGGCGAACCAGCCCGTGTCGGTGGCAGTGGATGGTGGAGACATGACATTCCAGTTCTACTCTGGTGGTGTGATGACCGGCTCATGCGGTACTGACTTGGACCATGGGATTGCAGCCATTGGTTATGGACAGACCAGTGATGGCACCAAGTACTGGCTGATGAAGAACTCATGGGGCACGACTTGGGGGGAGAATGGTTACCTGAGAATGGAGAAGGATATTTCAGACAAGAGGGGCATGTGTGGCCTAGCCATGGAGCCTTCCTACCCCACTGAGTAG